A single Vanacampus margaritifer isolate UIUO_Vmar chromosome 7, RoL_Vmar_1.0, whole genome shotgun sequence DNA region contains:
- the zbtb45 gene encoding zinc finger and BTB domain-containing protein 45 isoform X1, with protein MAPGTETVHYIHLHNSSQSVLEALRTQRREGLFCDVTVRIHDASLRAHACVLAAGSPFFQDKLLLGHSEISVPPLVPAETVKQLVDFMYSGSLVVLQSQALCILTAASILQIKTVIDECTQIISQRKAASAAAAAAAAAAAAAAGGGMLGGVLPKQEERGGGGKGRESGGSCSGGGSGGYPNFPNFMVECGASNMGGESGPGPRVPTQVWKEPCGPMEQANSLMALGDMGAASLCGGGGEGLGGGLMKQSPSCTQDVRYKLRDLLAQTADNGAAAQAGSLSASCGSGVDSVGRDGVRGNAADLADELVGMEHFSEEEDLDGRERGRDGDRDRGPAGHSRKQRQPLRLQVLGGGGEGVVVKDEGVQDGDGAAFALEDGRRDGEQGGPQGAMAGFGQDFYDEQGVFTESFWPQSEPPQALAFNPRGRVSKPLTPPPTSQSLNNQLLFQYPVSQSQPPPFYMGGMDTMAGAEAGQQAVPPAPMTPVPPAATNTAACSSGPSPSSQGSETSFDCTHCGKSLRSRKNYSKHMFIHSGQKPHQCSICWRSFSLRDYLLKHMVVHTGVRAFQCSMCGKRFTQKSSLNVHMRTHRAERTFQCNVCHRAFTHRTLLERHALQHAPQAPPGRGADMTSPAKHSPPSMGGPSGMAGVGGMANMPGHGAASN; from the exons ATGGCGCCCGGCACCGAGACGGTCCACTACATCCACCTGCACAACTCCAGCCAGTCGGTGCTGGAGGCCCTGCGCACCCAGCGGCGCGAGGGCCTCTTCTGCGACGTGACGGTGCGCATCCACGACGCCTCGTTGCGGGCCCACGCCTGCGTCCTGGCGGCCGGCAGCCCCTTCTTCCAGGACAAGCTGCTCCTGGGCCACTCGGAGATCTCCGTTCCACCGCTGGTGCCCGCCGAAACGGTCAAGCAGCTGGTGGACTTCATGTATAGCGGCTCGCTTGTGGTGCTCCAGTCGCAGGCGCTCTGCATCCTCACCGCCGCCAGCATCCTGCAGATCAAGACGGTCATCGACGAGTGCACGCAGATTATCTCGCAGAGGAAGGCGGCgagtgcggcggcggcggcggcggcagctgcggcggcggcggcggccggtGGGGGGATGCTGGGCGGTGTCCTCCCCAAGCAAGAggagcgcggcggcggcgggaaaGGGAGGGAGAGCGGCGGCAGCTGTTcaggcggcggcagcggcggatATCCCAACTTCCCCAACTTCATGGTGGAGTGCGGCGCCAGTAACATGGGCGGCGAGAGCGGGCCCGGGCCCAGGGTTCCTACGCAAGTATGGAAA GAACCCTGCGGCCCCATGGAGCAGGCCAACAGCCTGATGGCGCTGGGGGACATGGGCGCGGCATCCctgtgcggcggcggcggcgagggcCTGGGCGGCGGCCTCATGAAGCAGAGCCCCAGCTGCACGCAGGACGTTCGCTACAAGCTGCGCGACCTGCTGGCGCAGACGGCGGACAACGGGGCCGCCGCCCAAGCCGGCAGCCTGTCGGCGAGCTGCGGCTCCGGCGTGGACAGCGTCGGCAGGGACGGCGTCCGCGGCAACGCCGCCGACCTGGCCGACGAGCTGGTGGGCATGGAGCACTTCAGTGAAGAGGAGGACTTGGACGGCAGGGAGCGCGGCAGGGACGGAGACCGGGACCGGGGGCCCGCCGGCCACAGCCGCAAGCAGAGGCAGCCGCTTAGACTGCAG GTGCTGGGAGGCGGCGGTGAGGGCGTGGTGGTGAAAGACGAGGGCGTGCAGGACGGCGACGGGGCGGCCTTCGCCCTGGAGGACGGCCGGCGGGACGGAGAGCAGGGCGGACCCCAGGGCGCCATGGCGGGCTTCGGACAG GACTTCTACGACGAGCAGGGCGTCTTCACCGAAAGTTTCTGGCCGCAAAGTGAGCCTCCTCAAGCCTTGGCATTTAATCCCAGAGGACGGGTCAGCAAGCCTTTGACTCCGCCCCCAACCTCGCAGTCCCTCAACAACCAG CTCCTTTTCCAGTACCCGGTGAGCCAATCGCAGCCGCCGCCGTTCTACATGGGCGGGATGGACACCATGGCGGGGGCGGAAGCCGGCCAACAGGCGgtgccccccgcccccatgACACCAGTGCCGCCCGCCGCCACCAACACGGCCGCCTGCTCTTCGGGCCCCTCGCCGTCCTCCCAAGGATCCGAGACCTCCTTTGACTGCACGCACTGTGGCAAATCGTTACGTTCCAGGAAGAACTACAGCAAGCACATGTTCATCCACTCTG GTCAGAAGCCTCACCAGTGCTCCATCTGCTGGCGCTCCTTCTCCCTGCGCGACTACCTCCTCAAGCACATGGTGGTGCACACGGGCGTGCGCGCCTTCCAGTGCTCCATGTGCGGCAAGCGCTTCACGCAGAAGAGCTCGCTCAACGTGCACATGCGCACGCACCGCGCCGAGCGCACCTTCCAGTGCAACGTGTGCCACCGGGCCTTCACCCACCGCACCCTGCTGGAGCGCCACGCCCTGCAGCACGCCCCCCAGGCCCCGCCGGGGCGCGGCGCCGACATGACCTCGCCCGCCAAGCACAGCCCTCCCTCCATGGGGGGGCCCTCAGGTATGGCCGGGGTGGGCGGCATGGCCAACATGCCGGGCCACGGCGCCGCGTCCAACTAG
- the zbtb45 gene encoding zinc finger and BTB domain-containing protein 45 isoform X2 has protein sequence MAPGTETVHYIHLHNSSQSVLEALRTQRREGLFCDVTVRIHDASLRAHACVLAAGSPFFQDKLLLGHSEISVPPLVPAETVKQLVDFMYSGSLVVLQSQALCILTAASILQIKTVIDECTQIISQRKAASAAAAAAAAAAAAAAGGGMLGGVLPKQEERGGGGKGRESGGSCSGGGSGGYPNFPNFMVECGASNMGGESGPGPRVPTQEPCGPMEQANSLMALGDMGAASLCGGGGEGLGGGLMKQSPSCTQDVRYKLRDLLAQTADNGAAAQAGSLSASCGSGVDSVGRDGVRGNAADLADELVGMEHFSEEEDLDGRERGRDGDRDRGPAGHSRKQRQPLRLQVLGGGGEGVVVKDEGVQDGDGAAFALEDGRRDGEQGGPQGAMAGFGQDFYDEQGVFTESFWPQSEPPQALAFNPRGRVSKPLTPPPTSQSLNNQLLFQYPVSQSQPPPFYMGGMDTMAGAEAGQQAVPPAPMTPVPPAATNTAACSSGPSPSSQGSETSFDCTHCGKSLRSRKNYSKHMFIHSGQKPHQCSICWRSFSLRDYLLKHMVVHTGVRAFQCSMCGKRFTQKSSLNVHMRTHRAERTFQCNVCHRAFTHRTLLERHALQHAPQAPPGRGADMTSPAKHSPPSMGGPSGMAGVGGMANMPGHGAASN, from the exons ATGGCGCCCGGCACCGAGACGGTCCACTACATCCACCTGCACAACTCCAGCCAGTCGGTGCTGGAGGCCCTGCGCACCCAGCGGCGCGAGGGCCTCTTCTGCGACGTGACGGTGCGCATCCACGACGCCTCGTTGCGGGCCCACGCCTGCGTCCTGGCGGCCGGCAGCCCCTTCTTCCAGGACAAGCTGCTCCTGGGCCACTCGGAGATCTCCGTTCCACCGCTGGTGCCCGCCGAAACGGTCAAGCAGCTGGTGGACTTCATGTATAGCGGCTCGCTTGTGGTGCTCCAGTCGCAGGCGCTCTGCATCCTCACCGCCGCCAGCATCCTGCAGATCAAGACGGTCATCGACGAGTGCACGCAGATTATCTCGCAGAGGAAGGCGGCgagtgcggcggcggcggcggcggcagctgcggcggcggcggcggccggtGGGGGGATGCTGGGCGGTGTCCTCCCCAAGCAAGAggagcgcggcggcggcgggaaaGGGAGGGAGAGCGGCGGCAGCTGTTcaggcggcggcagcggcggatATCCCAACTTCCCCAACTTCATGGTGGAGTGCGGCGCCAGTAACATGGGCGGCGAGAGCGGGCCCGGGCCCAGGGTTCCTACGCAA GAACCCTGCGGCCCCATGGAGCAGGCCAACAGCCTGATGGCGCTGGGGGACATGGGCGCGGCATCCctgtgcggcggcggcggcgagggcCTGGGCGGCGGCCTCATGAAGCAGAGCCCCAGCTGCACGCAGGACGTTCGCTACAAGCTGCGCGACCTGCTGGCGCAGACGGCGGACAACGGGGCCGCCGCCCAAGCCGGCAGCCTGTCGGCGAGCTGCGGCTCCGGCGTGGACAGCGTCGGCAGGGACGGCGTCCGCGGCAACGCCGCCGACCTGGCCGACGAGCTGGTGGGCATGGAGCACTTCAGTGAAGAGGAGGACTTGGACGGCAGGGAGCGCGGCAGGGACGGAGACCGGGACCGGGGGCCCGCCGGCCACAGCCGCAAGCAGAGGCAGCCGCTTAGACTGCAG GTGCTGGGAGGCGGCGGTGAGGGCGTGGTGGTGAAAGACGAGGGCGTGCAGGACGGCGACGGGGCGGCCTTCGCCCTGGAGGACGGCCGGCGGGACGGAGAGCAGGGCGGACCCCAGGGCGCCATGGCGGGCTTCGGACAG GACTTCTACGACGAGCAGGGCGTCTTCACCGAAAGTTTCTGGCCGCAAAGTGAGCCTCCTCAAGCCTTGGCATTTAATCCCAGAGGACGGGTCAGCAAGCCTTTGACTCCGCCCCCAACCTCGCAGTCCCTCAACAACCAG CTCCTTTTCCAGTACCCGGTGAGCCAATCGCAGCCGCCGCCGTTCTACATGGGCGGGATGGACACCATGGCGGGGGCGGAAGCCGGCCAACAGGCGgtgccccccgcccccatgACACCAGTGCCGCCCGCCGCCACCAACACGGCCGCCTGCTCTTCGGGCCCCTCGCCGTCCTCCCAAGGATCCGAGACCTCCTTTGACTGCACGCACTGTGGCAAATCGTTACGTTCCAGGAAGAACTACAGCAAGCACATGTTCATCCACTCTG GTCAGAAGCCTCACCAGTGCTCCATCTGCTGGCGCTCCTTCTCCCTGCGCGACTACCTCCTCAAGCACATGGTGGTGCACACGGGCGTGCGCGCCTTCCAGTGCTCCATGTGCGGCAAGCGCTTCACGCAGAAGAGCTCGCTCAACGTGCACATGCGCACGCACCGCGCCGAGCGCACCTTCCAGTGCAACGTGTGCCACCGGGCCTTCACCCACCGCACCCTGCTGGAGCGCCACGCCCTGCAGCACGCCCCCCAGGCCCCGCCGGGGCGCGGCGCCGACATGACCTCGCCCGCCAAGCACAGCCCTCCCTCCATGGGGGGGCCCTCAGGTATGGCCGGGGTGGGCGGCATGGCCAACATGCCGGGCCACGGCGCCGCGTCCAACTAG